Proteins from one Lacrimispora sphenoides genomic window:
- a CDS encoding LysM peptidoglycan-binding domain-containing protein, which translates to MIIHVVQPDETLKSISDYYKIPVDRLILENGITNPANLAIGQTIVIVQPETLYTVQAGDTLESIAVQHGVTPMEILRNNPYLSDREILYVGESIVISYQTNKTRTIATSGYIFPYVDKSVLKKTLPFLSYLTIFNYRATSEGEIVSSADDTELIQLAKTYGTAPMMFVSTMTGEGIISREVSFKILSNPSVQDRLIDNALQILKMKGFYGINIYTEAINYDNINIYAEFLGRAAAKFHSEGFRVLITITPATNINTPKISFEKMDYSKLSESVDGILLSSYDWARTYSYPNAIFPVNILRELLDYMVSIIPAEKFFLGVTALGYDWTLPYVPGATEATIISYDSAVRIAAENGIPIQFNEAAQSPFFYYTDSDGNLHVVWTKDARSFDARAGLVEEYGLQGLSFWTVMKFDAQMWFVINTQYYIQKF; encoded by the coding sequence ATGATTATACACGTTGTCCAACCAGACGAAACCTTAAAATCAATATCAGATTATTACAAAATCCCTGTTGACAGATTAATATTAGAAAACGGAATTACAAACCCTGCTAATTTAGCAATAGGCCAAACTATAGTGATTGTTCAACCTGAAACACTCTACACCGTCCAGGCCGGCGATACTTTAGAGAGTATTGCAGTGCAGCATGGTGTTACACCAATGGAAATATTAAGAAATAATCCCTATCTTTCCGATAGAGAAATTTTGTATGTCGGTGAATCCATAGTTATAAGCTATCAAACTAATAAAACAAGAACAATTGCCACTAGTGGCTATATCTTTCCTTATGTAGATAAATCTGTTTTAAAAAAAACACTTCCCTTTTTATCTTATCTGACCATATTTAATTATAGGGCCACAAGTGAAGGAGAAATTGTCTCCAGTGCTGATGACACTGAACTTATCCAGCTGGCTAAAACTTATGGTACTGCGCCCATGATGTTTGTTTCCACTATGACGGGAGAGGGAATAATTAGCCGTGAAGTCTCCTTTAAAATTTTAAGTAATCCTTCTGTGCAGGATCGCCTGATTGATAATGCTCTTCAAATACTGAAAATGAAAGGTTTTTATGGTATAAACATATATACTGAAGCCATTAACTATGATAACATAAATATCTATGCAGAATTTCTGGGAAGGGCCGCTGCAAAATTTCATTCAGAAGGTTTCAGGGTACTAATTACCATAACGCCTGCTACAAATATTAATACCCCTAAAATTAGTTTTGAAAAAATGGACTATTCAAAATTATCTGAATCTGTAGATGGAATTTTATTATCTTCTTATGATTGGGCAAGGACTTACAGCTATCCAAACGCTATTTTCCCGGTTAATATCTTAAGAGAATTGTTAGATTACATGGTTAGTATTATTCCAGCTGAAAAATTTTTTCTAGGAGTTACTGCTCTAGGCTATGATTGGACACTTCCATATGTTCCAGGTGCAACAGAAGCTACTATAATATCTTATGACAGTGCAGTAAGAATTGCCGCGGAAAATGGTATACCAATACAATTTAATGAAGCAGCACAGTCACCCTTCTTCTACTATACGGATAGTGATGGGAATCTTCATGTAGTATGGACGAAAGATGCAAGAAGCTTTGATGCAAGGGCTGGACTGGTAGAAGAATATGGTCTACAAGGCTTATCATTTTGGACCGTTATGAAATTCGATGCACAAATGTGGTTTGTTATTAATACGCAATATTACATCCAGAAGTTTTAA
- a CDS encoding cold-shock protein: protein MTKGTVKWFNPQKGFGFICDEQGNDIFVHFSGLAMDGFKTLDEGQSVTFDVTEGNRGLQAVNVYTV, encoded by the coding sequence ATGACTAAAGGTACAGTAAAATGGTTTAATCCACAAAAAGGTTTTGGTTTTATCTGCGACGAGCAGGGCAACGATATATTCGTTCATTTTTCCGGTCTCGCAATGGATGGGTTTAAAACCTTAGATGAGGGACAGTCTGTAACATTTGATGTAACAGAAGGTAATCGTGGATTACAGGCCGTTAATGTTTATACGGTATAA
- a CDS encoding LPS biosynthesis protein, which yields MIIDGNPKEKEAMKAFRQGNRAEGLKLQEEFAAEFREEYKEKDHCSCKKACRYHGNCKECVAIHRAHQEHLPNCMRPIVNQKIKLLSELTEHTIANEIEPPNEILRREN from the coding sequence ATGATCATAGATGGAAATCCAAAAGAGAAGGAAGCTATGAAAGCTTTTCGGCAAGGCAACAGGGCAGAGGGCCTAAAATTGCAGGAAGAATTTGCAGCAGAATTCCGTGAGGAATATAAAGAAAAAGATCATTGTTCTTGCAAAAAAGCTTGTAGGTATCATGGGAATTGTAAAGAATGTGTAGCTATCCATAGAGCACATCAAGAGCATCTACCAAATTGTATGCGACCGATCGTGAACCAAAAAATTAAGCTTTTATCGGAACTTACTGAACATACAATAGCAAATGAAATAGAGCCACCAAATGAAATTTTGAGACGAGAAAATTAA